A stretch of Pseudoclavibacter chungangensis DNA encodes these proteins:
- the ndk gene encoding nucleoside-diphosphate kinase, with translation MAEAQSTLVLVKPDGVARNLTGEVLRRIERKGYVIEDLRMVRPTRELLTRHYAEHEGKPFFEPLVEFMGSGPVVAVRVGGHGVIEGFRSLAGTTDPTTAAPGTIRGDLGRDWDAGVIQNIVHGSDSPESAARELDIWFN, from the coding sequence ATGGCAGAAGCACAGTCCACCCTCGTCCTCGTCAAGCCCGACGGTGTCGCCCGCAACCTGACGGGTGAGGTGCTGCGCCGCATCGAGCGCAAGGGCTACGTCATCGAGGACCTGCGCATGGTCCGTCCGACGCGCGAACTCCTCACCCGGCACTACGCCGAGCACGAGGGCAAGCCGTTCTTCGAGCCGCTCGTCGAGTTCATGGGCTCGGGGCCCGTCGTCGCCGTTCGCGTCGGCGGCCACGGCGTCATCGAGGGCTTCCGCTCGCTCGCCGGAACGACCGACCCGACGACCGCGGCGCCCGGCACGATCCGTGGCGACCTCGGCCGCGACTGGGACGCGGGCGTCATCCAGAACATCGTCCACGGCTCCGACTCACCGGAGTCGGCCGCGCGCGAGCTCGACATCTGGTTCAACTGA
- a CDS encoding DUF4233 domain-containing protein, translating into MSETLGIIIMGFELLAVFLCVLVFFGTRVFPPPVALGGGAAVLAVMIVIIASLRYRWGIIAGWVFHILLFATGFLHAGMFVVGGLFLAAWAYFMIKAAPIDRHRAEVTAEYERALAAGEIAPDGTPLTRDASDVTPTPAAAGAAESTGVPETAGAPETAGDPATASDPATAGDPATTGDASAADGVSGTAPGDDRPWAARPSDRRHTADD; encoded by the coding sequence ATGAGTGAGACGCTCGGCATCATCATCATGGGATTCGAGCTGCTCGCCGTCTTCCTGTGCGTGCTCGTGTTCTTCGGCACCCGCGTCTTCCCTCCGCCCGTCGCGCTCGGTGGGGGAGCGGCGGTCCTCGCCGTGATGATCGTCATCATCGCGTCGCTGCGCTACCGCTGGGGCATCATCGCCGGCTGGGTGTTCCACATCCTGCTGTTCGCGACGGGGTTCCTGCACGCGGGCATGTTCGTCGTCGGTGGGCTCTTCCTCGCCGCGTGGGCGTACTTCATGATCAAGGCGGCACCGATCGACCGCCATCGCGCCGAGGTCACGGCCGAGTACGAGCGGGCGCTCGCCGCCGGGGAGATCGCGCCCGACGGGACGCCCCTGACGCGCGACGCCTCCGACGTGACGCCCACCCCCGCCGCGGCGGGCGCTGCGGAGTCGACGGGTGTCCCCGAAACGGCGGGTGCTCCCGAAACAGCGGGCGATCCCGCGACGGCGAGCGATCCCGCGACGGCGGGCGATCCCGCGACGACGGGCGATGCAAGCGCAGCCGACGGCGTGTCCGGCACGGCCCCCGGGGACGATCGACCGTGGGCGGCGCGTCCGAGCGATCGACGGCACACCGCGGACGACTGA
- a CDS encoding folylpolyglutamate synthase/dihydrofolate synthase family protein → MTNGEGYTPDDEDDPLERLDWHADGEDELDDAASGADGEFGAGGETADLDEDDEPVELSEREEQERAFLDETDWRGEADRVFDDLMERVGEAQPEPRLAPTRRAAELLGDVHRAYPVVHLTGTNGKSSTARIIASLLGAHGLRVGLLTSPHLERLAERIEIGGEPVSDERLVANWDDIAPFIAIVDAELEAEGEPRLTFFEALTVLAFACFADAPVDVAVLEVGMGGEWDSTNVADGSVAVFTPIALDHAARLGNTIAEIARTKAGIIKPAARVVSAIQAPEALAELERACEIQEATLAVEGQAFELTRNDPEGPASRLISVRGIAGTYDDLILPLRGAHQGENAAVAIAAVESFFGGEQSLRQDLVEQGLVAASSPGRLQRIGYAPAVYIDAAHNPHGAAALAEAVPEAIPHSRLVVVLGVLEDKDADGVIAALAPVADAFVATQSDSPRAVDAFVLADRITELTGRHCDAFDRTDEAFEHARELAGAEEGGAVLITGSITILGDAIRIARDEDWGRVDG, encoded by the coding sequence ATGACGAACGGCGAGGGCTACACGCCCGACGACGAGGACGACCCGCTCGAACGGCTCGACTGGCACGCCGACGGCGAGGACGAGCTCGACGACGCCGCATCGGGCGCCGACGGGGAATTCGGCGCCGGCGGCGAGACCGCCGATCTCGACGAGGACGACGAGCCCGTCGAGCTCTCGGAGCGGGAGGAGCAGGAACGCGCGTTCCTCGACGAGACCGACTGGCGCGGCGAGGCGGACCGTGTGTTCGACGACCTCATGGAGCGCGTCGGCGAGGCGCAGCCCGAGCCGAGGCTCGCCCCGACGAGGCGCGCCGCCGAGCTGCTCGGCGACGTGCACCGCGCCTACCCCGTCGTGCACCTCACCGGCACGAACGGCAAGTCCTCGACGGCGCGCATCATCGCCTCGCTCCTCGGCGCCCACGGGTTGCGCGTCGGACTGCTCACGAGCCCACACCTCGAGCGGCTCGCGGAGCGCATCGAGATCGGCGGCGAGCCCGTGAGCGACGAGCGGCTCGTCGCGAACTGGGACGACATCGCGCCGTTCATCGCGATCGTCGACGCCGAGCTCGAGGCCGAGGGTGAGCCCCGGCTGACGTTCTTCGAGGCGCTCACCGTCCTCGCGTTCGCGTGCTTCGCCGACGCGCCCGTCGACGTCGCGGTGCTCGAGGTCGGCATGGGGGGCGAGTGGGACTCGACGAACGTCGCCGACGGATCCGTCGCCGTCTTCACGCCCATCGCCCTCGACCACGCGGCCCGACTCGGGAACACGATCGCCGAGATCGCCCGCACGAAGGCGGGCATCATCAAGCCCGCGGCGCGCGTCGTGAGTGCGATACAGGCCCCCGAGGCGCTCGCCGAACTGGAGCGGGCGTGCGAGATCCAGGAAGCGACGCTCGCCGTCGAGGGGCAGGCGTTCGAACTCACGCGCAACGATCCCGAGGGACCGGCCTCCCGCCTCATCAGCGTGCGCGGCATCGCGGGCACCTACGACGATCTGATCCTGCCGCTGCGCGGTGCGCACCAGGGCGAGAACGCGGCGGTCGCGATCGCCGCGGTCGAGTCGTTCTTCGGCGGCGAGCAGTCGCTGCGACAGGATCTCGTCGAGCAGGGACTCGTCGCCGCGAGCTCCCCGGGGCGCCTGCAGCGCATCGGCTACGCGCCCGCGGTCTACATCGACGCGGCGCACAACCCGCACGGCGCCGCGGCGCTCGCGGAGGCGGTGCCGGAGGCGATCCCGCACTCCCGGCTCGTGGTCGTCCTCGGCGTGCTCGAGGACAAGGACGCGGACGGCGTCATCGCCGCGCTCGCGCCGGTCGCCGACGCGTTCGTCGCGACGCAGTCCGACTCGCCGCGCGCGGTCGACGCGTTCGTGCTCGCCGACCGCATAACCGAGCTCACGGGGCGCCACTGCGACGCCTTCGACCGTACCGACGAGGCCTTCGAGCACGCTCGCGAGCTCGCCGGCGCGGAGGAGGGCGGCGCGGTGCTCATCACGGGTTCGATCACGATCCTGGGCGACGCGATCCGCATCGCCCGGGACGAGGACTGGGGCCGCGTGGATGGCTGA
- the ileS gene encoding isoleucine--tRNA ligase — translation MSYPVSAFGPAGDAPAQGVPASPSFPELERHVLDYWQSDGTFQASIDRREGAGEWVFYDGPPFANGLPHYGHLLTGYAKDIFPRYFTMRGRQVKRVFGWDTHGLPAELEAMRQLGITSKEEIERMGIREFNAAARESVLRYTAEWQEYVTRQARWVDFENGYRTFDIGYMESVLWAFKRLYEDGLAYEGYRVLPYCWNDETPLSNHELRMDDDVYQMRQDQTLTVTFALEGERAEALGLAGVLALAWTTTPWTLPTNLALAVGPDIEYVVVPAGADAVHPGERYLLAAERVAAHVKELGYPDADAAVAAVERRLTGRELEGVRYDRLFDFYADAERYGTADAWRILVADFVTTGDGTGIVHLAPAYGEDDKAVCDAAGIPTILSVDDRAVFLAAAGEFAGLQVFDANRPISQELKTRGRVFRQASYEHSYPHCWRCRKPLIYKAVSSWFVRVTAFKDEMLELNEQIEWVPENVKHGQFGKWLEGARDWSVSRNRYWGSPIPVWKSDDPNHPRVDVYGSLDELERDFGVRPTDLHRPFIDELTRPNPDDPTGRSTMRRIDDVFDVWFDSGSMPYAQVHYPFENREWFDTHSPADFIVEYIGQTRGWFYLMHVLSTALFHRPAFKRVVSHGIVLGDDGRKMSKSLRNYPDVHEVFERDGSDAMRWFLMASPVLRGGNLITTEEGIREGVRQFLLPFWSTWYFFSTYANTALDSGRGAYEARRRTDSANELDRYVLAKLRTLVGDLRDAYDALDSTTAAAHLRDFADVLTNWYVRRSRDRFWHGVDASGDGTEAFDTLFTVLETVSRLAAPLSPLVTEAVWRGLTGGRSVHLTDWPDEDEFPADDALVAEMDEIRSITSAALALRKQAKLRVRLPLPKLTVVSPAADRLERFAPILRDELNVKAVEFRPLEADSGAHYGISRVLQVNARAAGPRIGKRVQEAIRAAKSGDWSEVDGVVTAGGIELVEGEYEVRLETADDAGERELALLDDGGIVVLDTTVTPELAAEGLARDVVRAVQDARRAAGLEVSDRIALVLRLDDASVAAVEANRAFIAAETLATSLDVVGGLAADGSSNASSYGALEIELEAVTA, via the coding sequence GTGAGTTACCCCGTTTCAGCGTTCGGTCCCGCAGGCGACGCCCCCGCACAGGGTGTGCCCGCGTCGCCGTCGTTCCCCGAACTCGAACGCCACGTGCTCGACTACTGGCAGAGCGACGGCACGTTCCAGGCGTCGATCGACCGGCGCGAGGGCGCCGGCGAGTGGGTCTTCTACGACGGCCCGCCGTTCGCGAACGGCCTGCCCCACTACGGGCACCTGCTCACGGGCTACGCGAAGGACATCTTCCCCCGCTACTTCACGATGCGCGGCCGCCAGGTCAAGCGCGTCTTCGGGTGGGACACGCACGGCCTGCCCGCCGAGCTCGAGGCGATGCGACAGCTCGGGATCACCTCGAAGGAGGAGATCGAGCGGATGGGCATCCGCGAGTTCAACGCGGCCGCCCGAGAGTCGGTGTTGCGCTACACGGCCGAGTGGCAGGAGTACGTGACACGGCAGGCACGCTGGGTCGACTTCGAGAACGGTTACCGCACGTTCGACATCGGGTACATGGAGTCGGTGCTGTGGGCGTTCAAGCGCCTCTACGAGGACGGTCTCGCCTACGAGGGCTACCGCGTCCTGCCGTACTGCTGGAACGACGAGACGCCGCTGTCGAACCACGAGCTGCGCATGGACGACGACGTGTACCAGATGCGTCAGGACCAGACGCTCACGGTCACGTTCGCGCTCGAGGGCGAACGCGCCGAGGCGCTCGGGCTGGCGGGCGTGCTCGCGCTCGCCTGGACGACGACGCCGTGGACGCTCCCGACGAACCTCGCGCTCGCGGTCGGCCCCGACATCGAGTACGTCGTGGTGCCCGCCGGCGCCGACGCCGTCCACCCGGGGGAGCGGTACCTGCTCGCCGCCGAGCGGGTCGCGGCGCACGTCAAGGAGCTCGGCTACCCGGACGCCGACGCGGCCGTCGCGGCCGTCGAGCGGCGCCTCACGGGGCGCGAGCTCGAGGGCGTCCGCTACGACCGCCTGTTCGACTTCTACGCCGATGCGGAGCGCTACGGCACCGCCGACGCCTGGCGCATCCTCGTCGCCGACTTCGTCACGACGGGCGACGGCACGGGCATCGTGCACCTCGCGCCCGCATACGGTGAGGACGACAAGGCCGTCTGTGACGCCGCGGGCATCCCCACGATCCTCTCCGTCGACGACCGTGCCGTGTTCCTCGCCGCCGCGGGCGAGTTCGCGGGCCTGCAGGTGTTCGACGCGAACCGTCCGATCTCGCAGGAGCTGAAGACCCGCGGCCGCGTGTTCCGTCAGGCGAGCTACGAGCACAGCTACCCGCACTGCTGGCGCTGCCGCAAGCCGCTCATCTACAAGGCGGTCTCGAGCTGGTTCGTCCGCGTGACCGCGTTCAAGGACGAGATGCTCGAACTCAACGAGCAGATCGAGTGGGTGCCCGAGAACGTCAAGCACGGGCAGTTCGGGAAGTGGCTCGAGGGCGCGCGCGACTGGTCCGTCAGCCGCAACCGCTACTGGGGCAGCCCGATCCCCGTGTGGAAGAGCGACGACCCGAACCATCCCCGCGTCGACGTGTACGGCTCGCTCGACGAGCTCGAGCGCGACTTCGGCGTGCGTCCGACGGATCTGCACCGCCCCTTCATCGACGAGCTCACGCGGCCGAACCCCGATGACCCGACGGGCCGCTCCACGATGCGCCGCATCGACGACGTCTTCGACGTGTGGTTCGACTCGGGCTCGATGCCGTACGCGCAGGTGCACTATCCGTTCGAGAACCGCGAGTGGTTCGACACGCACTCGCCGGCCGACTTCATCGTCGAGTACATCGGACAGACGCGCGGCTGGTTCTACCTCATGCACGTCCTGTCCACGGCGCTGTTCCACCGGCCCGCGTTCAAGCGCGTCGTCTCGCACGGGATCGTCCTCGGCGACGACGGCCGCAAGATGTCGAAGAGCCTGCGCAACTACCCCGACGTGCACGAGGTGTTCGAGCGCGACGGATCCGACGCCATGCGCTGGTTCCTCATGGCGAGCCCGGTGCTGCGCGGCGGGAACCTCATCACGACGGAGGAGGGCATCCGCGAGGGCGTGCGGCAGTTCCTCCTCCCGTTCTGGTCGACGTGGTACTTCTTCTCGACGTACGCGAACACCGCACTCGACTCGGGGCGCGGCGCGTACGAGGCGAGGCGCCGCACCGACTCCGCGAACGAGCTCGACCGCTACGTGCTCGCGAAGCTGCGTACCCTCGTCGGCGACCTGCGCGACGCCTACGACGCGCTCGACTCGACCACCGCCGCCGCGCACCTGCGCGACTTCGCGGACGTGCTCACGAACTGGTACGTGCGCCGCTCACGTGACCGCTTCTGGCACGGTGTCGACGCGTCCGGTGACGGCACCGAGGCGTTCGACACGCTCTTCACCGTGCTCGAGACCGTCTCGCGGCTCGCGGCGCCGCTCTCGCCGCTCGTCACCGAGGCGGTCTGGCGCGGCCTCACGGGCGGACGCTCCGTGCACCTGACCGATTGGCCCGACGAGGACGAGTTCCCCGCCGACGACGCGCTCGTCGCGGAGATGGACGAGATCCGCTCCATCACCTCGGCCGCGCTCGCCCTGCGCAAGCAGGCGAAGCTTCGCGTGCGGCTCCCGCTGCCGAAGCTCACGGTCGTGAGCCCCGCGGCCGACCGCCTCGAACGCTTCGCGCCCATCCTGCGCGACGAGCTCAACGTGAAGGCCGTCGAGTTCCGTCCGCTCGAGGCGGACTCCGGTGCCCACTACGGCATCTCCCGCGTGCTGCAGGTCAACGCGCGCGCGGCCGGACCCCGCATCGGCAAGCGCGTGCAGGAGGCGATCCGGGCGGCCAAGTCCGGCGACTGGTCGGAGGTCGACGGCGTCGTCACGGCGGGTGGCATCGAGCTCGTCGAGGGCGAGTACGAGGTCCGGCTCGAAACGGCGGACGACGCGGGCGAGCGCGAGCTCGCACTGCTCGACGACGGTGGCATCGTCGTGCTCGACACGACCGTGACGCCCGAACTCGCCGCCGAGGGGCTCGCGCGCGACGTCGTGCGGGCCGTGCAGGACGCTCGACGCGCGGCCGGGCTCGAGGTGTCCGACCGCATCGCACTCGTGCTGCGGCTCGACGACGCATCGGTCGCCGCGGTCGAGGCGAACCGCGCGTTCATCGCGGCGGAAACGCTCGCGACGAGCCTCGACGTCGTGGGTGGGCTCGCCGCGGACGGCAGCTCGAACGCGTCGTCCTACGGTGCGCTCGAGATCGAACTGGAGGCGGTGACCGCATGA
- a CDS encoding aminotransferase class IV, with protein sequence MTGTNLLANLDGDLLDPTVPIVRADDLGVVRGDGVFDAMLAIGGTAVDRDAHLDRLERSAAMLALPRPDRSGYERAIDALLAAWPWETHPEAMLRLVQTRGPEGLDLPGGWVMAEPMAPAAIRQRREGVRVLALDRGFDGGEVAAMPWLLPGAKTLSYGINMAAKRYALANGADDVVFVSPGGAVLEGPTSTVLVDRDGELLTPPQDGILPSITLERLFEVGPPAGLPVRFEALRLDELRAARGVWLLSSGRVLAPVTAIDGEPVPRSPLHARIATLLGVPTSVE encoded by the coding sequence ATGACCGGCACGAATCTGCTCGCGAACCTCGACGGCGATCTGCTCGACCCGACCGTCCCCATCGTCCGTGCCGACGACCTCGGCGTCGTCCGTGGCGACGGCGTGTTCGACGCGATGCTCGCGATCGGCGGCACTGCGGTCGACCGTGACGCGCACCTGGATCGGCTCGAGCGTTCGGCCGCCATGCTGGCGCTTCCGCGCCCCGACCGGTCGGGCTACGAGCGCGCGATCGATGCGCTGCTCGCGGCGTGGCCGTGGGAAACGCACCCCGAGGCGATGCTGCGCCTCGTGCAGACCCGCGGGCCGGAAGGCCTCGACCTTCCCGGCGGATGGGTGATGGCAGAGCCGATGGCGCCCGCCGCGATCCGCCAGCGCCGGGAGGGCGTGCGTGTGCTCGCCCTCGACCGCGGGTTCGACGGCGGCGAGGTCGCCGCGATGCCGTGGCTGTTGCCCGGCGCGAAGACGCTCTCGTACGGCATCAACATGGCGGCGAAGCGCTACGCCCTCGCGAACGGTGCCGACGACGTCGTGTTCGTCTCACCGGGCGGCGCCGTGCTGGAGGGGCCGACGTCGACGGTGCTCGTCGACCGGGACGGCGAGCTCCTCACGCCTCCGCAGGACGGGATCCTCCCGTCGATCACGCTCGAGCGACTGTTCGAGGTGGGGCCGCCGGCGGGCCTTCCCGTCCGGTTCGAGGCCCTTCGGCTCGACGAGCTGCGTGCCGCGCGCGGCGTGTGGCTGCTGTCGTCCGGTCGGGTGCTCGCTCCCGTCACCGCGATCGACGGGGAGCCCGTGCCGCGCTCGCCGTTGCATGCCCGCATCGCGACCCTGCTCGGTGTCCCGACGTCCGTCGAGTGA
- a CDS encoding DUF4097 domain-containing protein, translated as MTTTEPRSGAAEAGTDAFEGAGGPPPTSKEGGPTLRRPHAWVAIVVAVVGALVLVGSFTTAIASSLSPVAYIHTDEDGFYIGPNGPAADNETSFVSTAPVDGVDAIRVEASAADVDVEYTDVDEATALIRGASAGGDWVLSSEGSTLVLSGPDDDIGFGGSWGISWIRLQLPRALEASTPDLTIAVGAGATDVTGTFGDVVIDVAAGEADFEGDANALTATIAAGRLEFDATVEGDVSLEVSSGQLTGTLRGDKQPTSISLEVQSGAATLAVPEGEYALSGSGVAGDRQIEVDTSSKATVPLEVTVESGAAHVGYNA; from the coding sequence ATGACCACCACCGAACCGAGGTCGGGTGCAGCCGAGGCCGGCACCGACGCGTTCGAGGGCGCCGGTGGCCCGCCGCCCACGTCGAAGGAGGGCGGGCCGACGCTCAGGCGGCCGCACGCGTGGGTGGCGATCGTGGTCGCGGTCGTCGGGGCGCTCGTCCTCGTCGGCTCGTTCACGACCGCGATCGCGAGCTCGCTCAGTCCCGTCGCCTACATCCACACCGACGAGGACGGGTTCTACATCGGCCCGAACGGTCCGGCCGCCGACAACGAGACGTCGTTCGTCTCGACCGCACCCGTCGACGGGGTCGACGCGATCCGTGTCGAGGCGAGCGCAGCGGACGTCGACGTCGAGTACACCGACGTGGACGAGGCGACGGCCCTCATCCGTGGTGCGTCCGCCGGAGGGGACTGGGTCCTCAGCTCGGAGGGCTCGACGCTCGTCCTCAGCGGGCCGGACGACGACATCGGGTTCGGCGGTTCATGGGGCATCTCGTGGATCCGCCTGCAACTGCCGCGCGCCCTCGAGGCGTCCACACCCGATCTGACGATCGCCGTCGGTGCCGGCGCGACCGACGTCACGGGCACCTTCGGGGACGTCGTCATCGACGTCGCAGCCGGCGAGGCGGATTTCGAGGGGGACGCGAACGCACTGACGGCGACGATCGCCGCGGGGCGCCTCGAGTTCGACGCGACGGTCGAGGGAGACGTGTCCCTGGAGGTCTCGTCCGGTCAACTCACCGGCACGCTGCGCGGCGATAAGCAACCGACCTCGATCAGCCTCGAGGTCCAGAGCGGGGCCGCGACCCTCGCCGTCCCCGAGGGCGAGTACGCCCTCTCCGGAAGCGGCGTCGCGGGTGATCGCCAGATCGAGGTCGACACCTCGTCCAAGGCCACCGTGCCGCTCGAGGTCACCGTGGAATCGGGCGCCGCCCACGTCGGGTACAACGCATGA
- a CDS encoding response regulator yields the protein MRVLICEDNVLLREGIGRLLEDAGHEIVASLPDAAGLADAVTEQAPDVAVLDVRLPPTFTDEGIRAAIALRGQHPDLRVLVLSQYVEERYASELIADRRGGLGYLLKDRVTDVEEFLESIETVAGGGTVLDPEVVAQLLHRRSRDSRLERLTPREGQVLALMAEGKSNQAIAKALFVTEGSVEKHISQLFQKLDLGPGEDGNRRVLAVLAHLSHARPDSNGAR from the coding sequence GTGCGCGTCCTGATCTGTGAGGACAACGTCCTGCTGCGGGAGGGCATCGGTCGGCTCCTCGAGGACGCCGGGCACGAGATCGTCGCCTCGCTGCCCGACGCCGCGGGGCTCGCCGACGCCGTCACCGAACAGGCACCGGACGTGGCCGTCCTCGACGTGCGACTTCCGCCGACGTTCACGGACGAGGGCATCCGCGCCGCGATCGCGCTGCGTGGGCAGCACCCGGACCTCCGGGTGCTCGTGCTCTCGCAGTACGTCGAGGAGCGCTACGCGTCGGAGCTCATCGCGGATCGCCGCGGCGGGCTCGGGTACCTGCTGAAGGATCGCGTGACCGACGTCGAGGAGTTCCTCGAGTCGATCGAGACGGTCGCCGGTGGCGGCACCGTGCTCGATCCGGAGGTCGTCGCGCAGCTCCTGCACCGCCGCAGCCGGGACTCGCGACTCGAGCGGCTCACGCCTCGCGAGGGGCAGGTCCTCGCGCTCATGGCGGAGGGCAAGTCGAACCAGGCCATCGCGAAGGCGCTCTTCGTGACGGAGGGCAGTGTCGAGAAGCACATCTCGCAACTGTTCCAGAAGCTCGATCTCGGACCGGGCGAGGACGGCAACCGCCGCGTCCTCGCCGTCCTCGCACACCTTTCACACGCTCGACCCGATTCGAACGGAGCACGATGA
- a CDS encoding sensor histidine kinase, giving the protein MKLRIGSALAAITHLAAYGVFGWVVFWSLTTLAGLAVGLLPVFGIGLLFLALLALCLRAIWLLESWRVSTLFDIDVRQVPMRRSTRTDWLRIPNTLLLQFADGNNWLAVLHGFIMTLLGSIALGVVTGIGWAIGMLFWPITYAGVEAPWVGPIAPTSPWIVVLGVVFIALGLAVLYGLAVVHRVISVPMFSPDRERELREQAQASERRQGEAIRAADVERSRIERDLHDGVQPRLVSVGMTLGRARQKIATDPEAATALLDEAHTSTKAAITELRQLARGFQPAVLEDRGLDAALSALAAGTHLPVQLDVRVGGRCSRAAESAMYFAIAESLTNATKHARAQGCRVTVLERPGGMLWARIEDDGVGGAKQLPGGGIDGVANRVRAAGGTYSLSSPLGGPTTIEVSLPCAS; this is encoded by the coding sequence ATGAAACTCCGAATCGGCAGCGCTCTCGCCGCCATCACCCATCTCGCCGCATACGGCGTTTTCGGCTGGGTCGTGTTCTGGTCGCTGACGACCTTGGCGGGACTCGCCGTCGGGCTGTTGCCGGTCTTCGGTATCGGTCTCCTGTTCCTCGCACTGCTCGCGCTGTGCCTGCGCGCGATCTGGCTCCTCGAGTCGTGGCGCGTCTCGACCCTGTTCGACATCGATGTCCGGCAGGTTCCGATGCGTCGGTCGACGCGCACCGATTGGCTCCGGATCCCGAACACCCTGCTCCTGCAGTTCGCGGACGGCAACAACTGGCTCGCCGTGCTGCACGGATTCATCATGACGCTGCTCGGTTCGATCGCGCTCGGCGTCGTCACGGGAATCGGCTGGGCGATCGGCATGCTGTTCTGGCCGATCACCTACGCGGGCGTCGAGGCGCCGTGGGTCGGGCCGATCGCACCCACCTCGCCCTGGATCGTGGTGCTCGGTGTCGTGTTCATCGCACTCGGACTCGCGGTCCTCTACGGTCTCGCGGTCGTGCACCGGGTGATCTCGGTGCCCATGTTCAGCCCGGATCGCGAGCGCGAACTGCGCGAGCAGGCCCAGGCGTCGGAGCGCCGCCAGGGCGAGGCGATCCGAGCCGCCGACGTGGAGCGTTCGCGCATCGAGCGCGACCTGCACGACGGTGTCCAACCGCGACTCGTCTCGGTCGGCATGACGCTCGGCCGCGCGCGGCAGAAGATCGCGACCGACCCCGAGGCGGCGACCGCACTCCTCGACGAGGCGCACACGTCGACGAAGGCCGCGATCACGGAACTCCGACAGCTCGCCCGGGGGTTCCAGCCGGCCGTTCTCGAGGACCGTGGGCTCGACGCCGCACTGTCGGCGCTCGCCGCGGGCACCCACCTGCCCGTGCAGCTCGACGTGCGGGTCGGCGGTCGCTGCAGCCGCGCCGCCGAGTCGGCCATGTACTTCGCGATCGCCGAATCGCTCACGAACGCGACGAAGCACGCGCGGGCGCAGGGGTGCCGCGTGACGGTGCTCGAACGCCCGGGCGGCATGCTCTGGGCGCGCATCGAGGACGACGGCGTGGGCGGCGCGAAGCAGCTCCCCGGCGGCGGCATCGACGGCGTGGCGAACCGGGTCCGCGCGGCCGGGGGCACGTACTCCCTCTCGAGCCCGCTCGGTGGGCCGACGACGATCGAGGTGAGCCTGCCGTGCGCGTCCTGA
- a CDS encoding TetR/AcrR family transcriptional regulator, whose amino-acid sequence MTGTARRGRPPAASRQSIEDAASELFLEQGYAATSVDDVARRAGVSRSSFFNYFASKSDLLWVAVDDALAGVDRALEEAGEAPAAAERPTTAEAEAFAAAVATLRDIAVRLADEYPAAGIPWAITQAELMGTSEETLATGASRLRALERRVVSFMRRHDPSGDDVLRGAFAAAFVAAAGSAAAAWVGAGTERGPLGPLIERAVEPVCVGFVTAARGHAQ is encoded by the coding sequence ATGACCGGAACTGCGAGGCGAGGACGGCCACCGGCGGCGAGCCGGCAGTCGATCGAGGACGCCGCGAGCGAGCTGTTCCTCGAACAGGGCTACGCCGCGACGAGCGTCGACGACGTCGCGCGTCGAGCGGGCGTCAGTCGGAGCAGTTTCTTCAACTACTTCGCCTCGAAGTCGGATCTGCTCTGGGTCGCGGTCGACGATGCGCTCGCGGGCGTCGACCGGGCGCTCGAGGAGGCAGGGGAGGCGCCCGCCGCGGCCGAGCGGCCCACGACGGCCGAGGCCGAGGCGTTCGCCGCGGCCGTTGCGACCCTGCGCGACATCGCGGTGCGGCTCGCCGACGAGTACCCGGCCGCGGGCATCCCGTGGGCGATCACGCAGGCGGAACTCATGGGGACGAGCGAGGAGACGCTCGCGACGGGGGCGAGCCGGCTGCGCGCGCTCGAGCGTCGCGTCGTGTCGTTCATGCGCCGCCACGACCCGTCCGGTGACGACGTGCTGCGGGGCGCCTTCGCGGCCGCCTTCGTCGCCGCAGCGGGGTCGGCCGCGGCGGCCTGGGTCGGGGCCGGAACGGAGCGTGGCCCGCTCGGCCCACTCATCGAACGGGCCGTCGAGCCCGTGTGCGTCGGATTCGTCACCGCCGCACGAGGTCACGCGCAGTAG